The genomic segment CGCCGCAGCTCACTCAGTCGTGCCAGTCCCTGCGTTGCGCTGTTCTCCCTTGCCATTCGACCATCCTCCTCTCGTCGAGATGGCCGGGGAGGTTAGTCGAACGCGACGTCAGCGCGCATGCATGCTCACCGGAAGGACACAGCCGAACTCGCCCCGTGTTCCCATCATCGCCATGACCGCGCACGCCATGGCCAGCGACCGCGAGCGCTGCCTGGCAGCAGGGATGGACGGTTACCTCACCAAGCCCATCCGGCCTGACGTGCTGTTTGCGCAGCTGGATGAAGTAGTGAGTGTCCGCCCCCCGGGGGCTGCCGACCGGGAACAAATGCAAATGGGTGTGCGACAAATCTGTGGGTAATGTGCAGCCGACCGGGCAAATCCTCACCAGTCTGACAGTACTGTGTACTGTCAGGCCGAGGCCCATGGCCGAAAGGGACGGAATCTGTCATTCCCGCGAAAGCGGGAATCCACGGCACCGGCTCTCTACGACCCGCCAAACGCCAAACTGGATTCCCGCTTTCGCGGGAATGACGGCCATAACACCGAACCACGTTACCCACAAATTTGTCGCGCACCCAATGCAAATCGTCGAGCTGAGGTGAACCCGCCCCTGGCGATCCGCAATCCTGATTCCGGAACGATGGTCCGAATCCCGAAAAAAGAGAACGCCTCACGGTCGGTATCGAGCCCAAAACCGGTGCTTGGCATGGCCTGGCGCCCTGGCATCGGAAGTGCACGGCAGCTAAGATAACTGCGACAAGATGCAGTGCTCCCTTTGACGCGGCGATCCCCCTCTGGCCGCGTCAGCCGCGGGACGGAGGCTCGGCCCCCTCCGGTCTCCGCTCCCGCGGTCCCCTCTCAGGGGTTACGCCCGCAATTGCGGTGACTCCGAAACATCGCCGTAACTCCAAAATGGCGAACTAAGGGCAGTAACCTCCTTCACCGGGCGGTTACCTCCAATCCCATCCCCTCGTGCCAGCGTCGCGCACGTGTCGTTCCGCCCCA from the Deltaproteobacteria bacterium genome contains:
- a CDS encoding response regulator, with the translated sequence AAAHSVVPVPALRCSPLPFDHPPLVEMAGEVSRTRRQRACMLTGRTQPNSPRVPIIAMTAHAMASDRERCLAAGMDGYLTKPIRPDVLFAQLDEVVSVRPPGAADREQMQMGVRQICG